One Nocardia sp. BMG111209 DNA segment encodes these proteins:
- a CDS encoding type VII secretion target has product MQSQEPGSLRNDVAALTRAVGDGELWVDGMLVADGTMERCAHRYDELADQIEAQLRIVRTAVSLPGFGGFGSGDALRHGFEEKAVQAADRLQDYADAARRLAQTLRAGATAYTDHDTAMATAIGRLGAATDFASDGAGIAHA; this is encoded by the coding sequence GTGCAATCACAGGAGCCCGGGAGTCTGCGCAACGACGTCGCGGCACTGACGCGCGCGGTCGGCGACGGTGAGCTGTGGGTCGACGGGATGCTCGTCGCCGACGGCACGATGGAGCGCTGCGCGCATCGCTACGACGAGCTCGCCGACCAGATCGAGGCACAGCTGCGGATCGTGCGAACGGCGGTGTCGCTGCCCGGTTTCGGCGGTTTCGGATCCGGCGACGCGCTGCGGCACGGCTTCGAGGAGAAGGCGGTGCAGGCCGCCGATCGGTTGCAGGACTACGCCGATGCCGCGCGTCGGCTGGCGCAGACCCTGCGCGCCGGCGCCACCGCCTACACCGATCACGACACCGCGATGGCCACCGCCATCGGGCGGCTCGGCGCCGCAACGGATTTCGCGTCGGACGGAGCGGGGATCGCGCATGCATAA
- a CDS encoding alpha/beta hydrolase produces the protein MPFFEGARGRMHYRRWAVEDPEVVVALLPGIGQHTGHYHRFARALGAAQFEVWGLDTAGQGLSEGDPESPGVVDDLAVDAQQLLDLIRSARPNLPLVVVGHSLGAGTALYGRFACAGVVASGVPERATVVVPDMQEGVPALILHGSDDRRAPIEPVRGWTGQQPLARFREYADAGHDLLHEPVHAQVTADIIEWIRDVVVAQPVRRR, from the coding sequence ATGCCGTTTTTCGAGGGTGCCCGTGGCCGGATGCATTATCGGCGGTGGGCGGTCGAGGATCCGGAGGTGGTGGTCGCACTGCTGCCGGGGATCGGCCAGCACACGGGTCACTACCATCGGTTCGCACGCGCTCTGGGCGCGGCGCAATTCGAGGTGTGGGGCCTGGATACCGCGGGTCAGGGTCTCAGCGAGGGTGATCCCGAATCACCCGGTGTGGTGGACGATCTCGCGGTCGACGCCCAGCAGCTGCTCGACCTGATCCGGTCCGCGCGGCCGAATCTGCCGCTGGTCGTGGTGGGTCATTCACTCGGCGCGGGCACCGCGCTGTACGGCCGGTTCGCGTGCGCGGGCGTGGTGGCCTCCGGGGTCCCGGAGCGGGCGACCGTCGTCGTCCCCGACATGCAGGAGGGGGTGCCGGCGCTGATCCTGCACGGGTCCGACGACCGGCGCGCACCGATCGAGCCGGTACGGGGCTGGACCGGGCAGCAGCCGCTGGCCAGGTTCCGCGAGTATGCCGACGCCGGGCACGATCTGCTCCACGAACCGGTGCATGCCCAGGTGACCGCCGATATCATCGAGTGGATTCGGGATGTCGTGGTGGCGCAGCCGGTGCGGCGCCGATGA
- a CDS encoding SAM-dependent methyltransferase gives MQTGEPSRTAYSAARYRADHQELERGAVFRDPLARVIAGDGAAGEYLDEDARRRMRLFIAARSRYAEDALAEAVEAGVGQVVVLGAGLDTFAYRNPFPGLRVFEVDHPATQEWKRQRLADAGIEVPASVTYVPVDFERDALESALPAAGLDERSPVFVIWLGVTVYLTADAISDTLRALGGLAGGSEVVFDYGLPRPDPTPEQQAAAAARDRRLAAIGERWISFFTPDDVSELLQDNGFRVMENVPAVALAQRYLGRPPTATAGPQLVRARLGG, from the coding sequence GTGCAGACCGGAGAACCGAGCCGCACCGCCTACAGCGCCGCACGGTATCGCGCGGACCATCAGGAACTCGAGCGCGGTGCGGTCTTCCGTGACCCGCTGGCCCGGGTCATCGCCGGCGACGGCGCGGCGGGTGAGTACCTCGACGAGGACGCGCGCCGGCGGATGCGCCTGTTCATCGCGGCGCGGTCCCGGTACGCCGAGGACGCGCTGGCCGAGGCGGTCGAGGCCGGCGTCGGCCAGGTGGTGGTGCTGGGCGCGGGCCTGGACACCTTCGCCTACCGCAATCCGTTCCCGGGGCTGCGGGTGTTCGAGGTGGACCATCCGGCCACCCAGGAGTGGAAGCGGCAGCGGCTCGCGGACGCGGGTATCGAGGTCCCGGCGTCGGTGACGTACGTACCGGTCGACTTCGAGCGCGACGCACTCGAATCGGCCCTGCCCGCAGCCGGTCTCGACGAACGCAGCCCGGTGTTCGTGATCTGGCTGGGGGTCACCGTGTACCTCACCGCCGACGCGATCTCGGACACACTTCGGGCGCTCGGCGGGCTCGCCGGTGGCAGCGAAGTTGTCTTCGACTATGGTCTGCCACGGCCGGATCCGACGCCGGAACAGCAGGCGGCGGCCGCCGCGCGGGATCGCCGGCTGGCTGCCATCGGGGAACGCTGGATCAGCTTCTTCACCCCTGATGATGTCTCGGAACTGTTGCAGGACAACGGATTCCGTGTGATGGAAAACGTCCCCGCGGTAGCGCTGGCACAGCGCTACCTGGGGCGGCCACCGACCGCGACCGCGGGCCCGCAACTGGTGCGCGCGCGACTCGGCGGCTGA
- a CDS encoding bifunctional RecB family nuclease/DEAD/DEAH box helicase translates to MLFGDRVVCTAGDLAAAARCEFALLRALDAEVGPMSSGPAAVPEPVETRELSDSELFGAGHTGDADRVVRIAPPAAGSPGDSVAARLEAHRRTLDALHAGADVVLGATFLDGDFVATATALVRLPATGPHQMHPPLPTPGNESSLDTPPLVPGPVVPRIDGGGSSGTVAGRSEAHSFGDFPAISFPESFVPEPAASVPGDPAHTRSVPGEYAGTATGPFTTAELERGTAARYFAGRPAEFRIREFDTDRPDGDVSPQRSAHAAGTDVAGTDVASANVASANVASANVASANVASANATGADVASANATGADVAGADVAGAGIARAGIASAGIARAGIARAGIAGAHGASTDRAGAVEVGADSTGADGVGAVGAGAVGAGADRAGAQGAGADRVSAGADAAGADESGGRPEREAMHPAQGMFEVPGIPAEVEPGRVDGQWTMSMLVGDGYAVDRIIDGDALGATGSGVVDQPVEEPVADGDAHDGDRYLLYAAVRGDGEVAALIELAACAEMLRRNGFVADPEVRLLLPDGTRRARSLDRAVTVYAARRRRLERILDEKQNELLPVQWGDRRYLACGRCPTCTAELVAGRDLLLVAGMRPAVRAQLREAGITTVERLAAADGAVTRVAAHTFGALRRQAELQVQRERTGRAAYTVTDANALGTLPDPSPGDVFLAVAGSSAGVGVLAAHTPEGGSPALLFHPFDVYDDPATLPQFLIDRCQRHPGLRIYHYRSDARRLLTELSARYGADEDATAELLGLLVDLYPVVRTATIIGLRSYDLPAVVAHLAAETGPAGEDPESDCARLRWLRGRLGELAAAHHIPLGHAPITTVAEPVPAVEAALREFALSTGPDDGTDLGADRAPGRRAAALMAAVLGYHRRERQPLHWAHADRLHGPVDEWDDAPGVLVSDWGSVDTKWHSTGRPPMRRYLTLTGRLGSGSTPSPGSPVLTLYDRPAPGMRAEPGRRAVARATILGCALDGNFDDAVRIEEQLPGDCDPYDELPVAIVPGPPGRDENIAATLEFTAHQLLVSLPGIPATAAFDLLCRRPPRRRSGAALPEVFGDHAAAITAAVLDLDDSYLAVQGPSGTGRTDTAARVIERLVTRHKWRIGVVAQTHSTVEQLLDALVRVGVLPELVAKSEAQAVAAEWLAIAPARYARFLDNAVNGCVIGGLPGDFADDERVAAGALDLLVIADAGGFPLADTLAVAAGARNLLLLGDPAPLSGNGIHPEPVQESALGRLVGDAPTLPGEFGYFLDRTWRMHPRLCGPVSRLRYGNRLRSNEIVTLARDLAGVPAGVRTAAVQHHGNSTESAEEAREIVRRVRALLGLPWRQGAVTRRLHPHDILVITPYHAQVARIRTMLSRARIEDVLVGTADRFRGREAAVVLISMTTSSPADAPHGIDALLSRHWLTGAVSRAMWTAVIVHSPLLAEYLPETPEQLDDLAAFLELSAG, encoded by the coding sequence ATGCTGTTCGGTGATCGGGTCGTGTGCACCGCCGGTGATCTGGCGGCCGCGGCTCGATGCGAGTTCGCGCTGTTGCGCGCGCTCGACGCCGAAGTGGGTCCGATGTCGTCGGGCCCCGCGGCCGTTCCCGAACCGGTCGAAACACGGGAGCTATCGGACAGCGAACTATTCGGCGCCGGTCATACCGGCGACGCCGACCGGGTGGTCCGTATCGCGCCACCGGCCGCCGGCTCCCCCGGCGATTCGGTCGCCGCCCGGCTCGAGGCCCACCGGCGCACCCTCGACGCCCTGCACGCCGGGGCGGATGTCGTCCTCGGCGCAACCTTCCTCGACGGTGATTTCGTCGCCACCGCCACCGCGTTGGTCCGCCTGCCCGCCACCGGTCCCCATCAGATGCACCCGCCGCTGCCGACCCCGGGCAACGAGTCGTCCCTCGACACGCCGCCCCTGGTGCCCGGCCCGGTGGTCCCTCGGATCGACGGCGGTGGTTCATCGGGAACGGTCGCCGGCCGTTCCGAAGCGCACTCGTTCGGCGATTTCCCGGCTATTTCTTTTCCGGAGTCGTTCGTGCCGGAACCCGCGGCATCGGTTCCCGGCGATCCGGCGCACACCCGATCGGTGCCGGGCGAGTATGCGGGGACCGCGACCGGTCCGTTCACGACCGCCGAGCTCGAACGCGGTACGGCCGCGCGGTATTTCGCCGGCCGGCCGGCCGAATTCCGGATCCGCGAATTCGATACCGACCGGCCGGATGGTGATGTGTCACCACAGCGGAGTGCGCACGCCGCGGGTACGGACGTCGCGGGTACGGACGTCGCGAGTGCGAACGTCGCGAGTGCGAACGTCGCGAGTGCGAACGTCGCGAGTGCGAACGTCGCGAGTGCGAACGCCACGGGTGCGGACGTCGCGAGTGCGAACGCCACGGGTGCGGACGTCGCGGGTGCGGACGTCGCGGGTGCGGGCATCGCGCGTGCGGGCATCGCGAGTGCGGGCATCGCGCGTGCGGGCATCGCGCGTGCGGGCATCGCGGGTGCGCACGGAGCAAGCACCGACCGAGCGGGTGCGGTCGAAGTTGGTGCCGACTCCACAGGTGCGGACGGAGTCGGTGCGGTCGGTGCGGGTGCGGTCGGTGCGGGTGCGGACCGAGCCGGTGCGCAAGGAGCAGGTGCGGATCGAGTCAGTGCAGGTGCCGACGCCGCGGGTGCGGACGAGTCCGGCGGGCGTCCGGAGCGTGAGGCGATGCATCCGGCGCAGGGGATGTTCGAGGTGCCCGGGATACCGGCGGAGGTGGAGCCGGGCCGGGTCGACGGGCAGTGGACGATGTCGATGCTGGTCGGCGACGGGTATGCCGTGGACCGGATCATCGACGGAGATGCGTTGGGGGCCACCGGTTCCGGTGTGGTCGATCAGCCGGTCGAGGAGCCCGTGGCCGACGGCGACGCGCACGACGGGGACCGTTATCTGCTGTACGCGGCGGTGCGCGGCGACGGTGAGGTGGCCGCGCTGATCGAACTGGCCGCCTGCGCGGAGATGTTGCGGCGCAACGGTTTCGTGGCCGATCCGGAGGTCCGGCTGCTGTTGCCGGACGGCACCCGGCGGGCCCGGTCGCTGGACCGGGCGGTGACGGTGTACGCCGCGCGCCGCCGCCGGCTGGAGCGCATCCTCGACGAGAAACAGAACGAACTGCTGCCGGTGCAGTGGGGTGATCGCCGCTATCTGGCGTGCGGGCGATGCCCGACCTGTACCGCCGAACTGGTGGCCGGGCGCGATCTGCTCCTGGTCGCCGGGATGCGACCGGCGGTCCGGGCGCAGTTGCGCGAGGCCGGGATCACCACGGTCGAGCGGCTGGCCGCCGCCGACGGGGCCGTCACCCGGGTCGCGGCGCACACCTTCGGCGCGCTGCGGCGGCAGGCCGAACTCCAGGTGCAGCGCGAGCGGACCGGCCGCGCCGCCTACACGGTGACCGACGCGAACGCCCTCGGCACGCTGCCGGACCCCTCGCCCGGTGACGTGTTCCTCGCCGTCGCCGGATCCTCGGCCGGCGTCGGCGTACTCGCCGCGCACACGCCGGAGGGCGGTTCGCCCGCGCTGTTGTTCCATCCGTTCGATGTGTACGACGATCCGGCGACGCTGCCGCAGTTCCTGATCGACCGCTGCCAGCGCCATCCCGGCCTGCGGATCTACCACTACCGCAGCGATGCCCGGCGACTGCTGACCGAACTGTCGGCCCGCTACGGCGCCGACGAGGACGCCACCGCCGAACTGCTGGGCCTGCTGGTCGATCTGTATCCGGTGGTGCGCACCGCGACGATCATCGGCCTGCGGTCCTACGATCTGCCGGCGGTGGTCGCGCACCTCGCCGCGGAAACCGGTCCGGCGGGCGAGGATCCGGAGTCGGACTGTGCCCGGTTGCGCTGGTTACGCGGCCGGCTCGGCGAACTGGCTGCGGCGCACCACATTCCGCTGGGGCACGCGCCGATCACCACGGTCGCCGAGCCGGTACCCGCCGTCGAGGCCGCGCTGCGGGAATTCGCCCTGTCCACCGGGCCGGACGACGGCACCGACCTCGGCGCCGACCGGGCGCCGGGCCGCCGGGCGGCCGCCCTGATGGCCGCGGTACTCGGCTATCACCGGCGGGAACGGCAGCCGCTGCACTGGGCGCACGCCGATCGGCTGCACGGCCCGGTGGACGAATGGGACGACGCCCCGGGCGTGCTGGTGTCGGACTGGGGCAGCGTGGACACCAAATGGCACAGCACCGGCCGCCCGCCGATGCGCCGCTATCTGACCCTCACCGGCCGGCTCGGCAGCGGCAGCACCCCGTCGCCGGGTTCGCCGGTGCTGACCCTCTACGACCGGCCCGCGCCGGGTATGCGCGCCGAACCCGGCCGCCGGGCCGTGGCCCGCGCCACCATCCTCGGCTGCGCGCTGGACGGCAATTTCGACGATGCGGTCCGGATCGAGGAGCAGTTGCCCGGCGACTGCGACCCGTACGACGAACTACCGGTCGCGATCGTGCCCGGTCCGCCCGGTCGCGACGAGAACATCGCGGCCACACTGGAATTCACCGCACACCAACTGCTGGTCAGCCTGCCCGGGATACCGGCCACCGCGGCCTTCGATCTGCTGTGCCGGCGGCCGCCGCGGCGGCGTTCCGGCGCCGCGCTGCCCGAGGTGTTCGGCGACCACGCGGCCGCGATCACCGCCGCGGTACTCGACCTGGACGATTCGTATCTGGCGGTGCAGGGCCCGTCCGGCACCGGGCGGACCGATACCGCGGCGCGGGTGATCGAGCGGCTGGTCACCCGGCACAAATGGCGCATCGGCGTTGTGGCGCAGACCCATTCGACCGTCGAACAACTCCTGGACGCGCTGGTGCGGGTCGGGGTGCTGCCCGAACTGGTGGCGAAATCGGAGGCGCAGGCGGTGGCGGCGGAGTGGCTGGCGATCGCCCCGGCGCGCTATGCCCGCTTCCTGGACAACGCGGTCAACGGCTGCGTGATCGGCGGGCTGCCGGGCGATTTCGCCGACGACGAGCGGGTCGCCGCCGGTGCGCTGGATCTGCTGGTGATCGCCGACGCGGGCGGGTTCCCGCTGGCCGACACCCTGGCCGTGGCCGCCGGGGCCCGCAATCTGCTGTTGCTGGGCGATCCGGCGCCGTTGTCCGGCAACGGTATTCATCCCGAACCGGTACAGGAATCGGCGCTCGGCCGCCTGGTCGGCGACGCGCCCACGCTGCCCGGGGAATTCGGCTACTTCCTGGATCGCACCTGGCGGATGCATCCGCGGCTGTGCGGCCCGGTGTCGCGGCTGCGCTACGGCAATCGGCTGCGCTCGAACGAGATCGTCACGCTGGCACGCGATCTGGCCGGGGTGCCGGCGGGGGTACGGACCGCGGCGGTCCAGCATCACGGCAACAGCACCGAATCCGCCGAGGAGGCAAGGGAAATCGTGCGCCGGGTGCGCGCGCTGCTCGGCCTGCCGTGGCGGCAGGGTGCGGTGACCCGGCGGCTGCACCCGCACGACATCCTGGTGATCACGCCGTATCACGCTCAGGTGGCGCGCATCCGGACCATGTTGTCCCGCGCCCGCATCGAGGATGTACTGGTCGGCACCGCGGACCGGTTCCGCGGTCGCGAGGCGGCGGTGGTGCTGATCTCGATGACCACCTCCTCGCCCGCCGACGCACCGCACGGTATCGATGCGCTGCTGTCGCGGCACTGGCTCACCGGCGCGGTCTCGCGCGCGATGTGGACGGCGGTCATCGTGCATTCGCCGCTGCTCGCGGAATATCTGCCCGAGACCCCGGAGCAACTCGACGACCTCGCCGCCTTCCTGGAGCTGTCCGCGGGCTGA
- a CDS encoding amino acid deaminase/aldolase: MSTIAGLHAATADLDPPLAALDLTALRANAADLVRRARGVPIRVASKSVRCRAVLAEVLGDDLTAAGGFAGIMGYSLPEAIWLVRGGARDVLLGYPTVHRAALAEFGADATLLASVTLMIDDIAQLELIRAAVGTDLVRPRICLDIDASLRVGRFHLGVRRSPIRTPDQAARLAQAAVDRGFDVVGIMTYEAQIAGLPDTSPAVRLVKRASAAEIGGRRRQVLDAVRSVTGPLEIVNSGGSGSVEVSVADSEVTEVTAGSGLYAPTLFDGYRSFHPRPALFFAQPVLRLPAPGIATVYSGGYIASGPAGASRVPKPVWPKALQLIGTEGAGEVQTPLSNAGALTTIGDRVWFRHAKAGELCERFDTVHLVDADGARTPVPTYRGEGRNFG, from the coding sequence GTGTCCACGATCGCCGGCCTGCACGCGGCGACCGCCGATCTGGATCCGCCGCTGGCCGCGCTGGATCTCACCGCCCTGCGTGCCAATGCCGCGGACCTGGTCCGCCGCGCCCGCGGCGTGCCGATCCGGGTGGCCAGCAAATCGGTGCGCTGCCGCGCGGTCCTCGCCGAGGTGCTCGGCGACGATCTCACCGCCGCCGGTGGATTCGCCGGCATCATGGGCTATTCGCTGCCGGAGGCGATCTGGCTGGTCCGCGGGGGCGCCCGCGACGTCCTCCTGGGTTATCCCACGGTGCACCGCGCCGCGCTGGCCGAATTCGGCGCCGACGCCACCCTGCTGGCGTCCGTCACGCTGATGATCGACGATATCGCCCAGCTGGAGCTGATCCGGGCCGCCGTCGGCACCGACCTGGTGCGTCCCCGGATCTGCCTGGACATCGACGCCTCCCTGCGCGTCGGCCGATTCCACCTCGGCGTGCGCCGTTCGCCGATCCGCACCCCCGACCAGGCAGCGCGGCTGGCACAAGCGGCCGTCGACCGCGGCTTCGACGTCGTCGGCATCATGACCTACGAGGCGCAGATCGCCGGGCTGCCGGACACCAGCCCCGCGGTGCGGCTGGTCAAGCGCGCCTCGGCGGCCGAGATCGGCGGCCGGCGGCGGCAGGTGCTGGACGCGGTGCGCTCGGTGACCGGCCCGCTGGAGATCGTCAACAGCGGCGGCAGCGGCTCGGTCGAGGTGAGCGTCGCCGACTCCGAGGTGACCGAGGTGACCGCCGGATCCGGGCTGTACGCGCCCACGCTGTTCGACGGCTACCGCAGTTTCCACCCGCGCCCGGCGCTGTTCTTCGCGCAGCCGGTGCTGCGGCTGCCGGCGCCGGGCATCGCCACCGTCTACTCCGGCGGCTATATCGCCTCCGGCCCCGCGGGTGCGTCCCGGGTGCCGAAGCCGGTGTGGCCCAAGGCATTACAGCTCATCGGCACCGAGGGAGCCGGTGAGGTGCAGACCCCGCTGAGCAATGCCGGCGCGCTGACCACCATCGGCGACCGGGTCTGGTTCCGGCACGCCAAGGCCGGTGAACTCTGCGAGCGGTTCGACACCGTGCACCTCGTCGACGCCGACGGCGCCCGTACCCCGGTGCCGACCTACCGCGGCGAGGGCCGCAACTTCGGCTAG
- a CDS encoding TetR family transcriptional regulator encodes MSASREVIVRPRPSIEIAVEKAAEALDCTGTRALRVLLHAGVSAFWPSITDEPEKQIRGYESTIAALRRRWENRGSCFSDPGITARFRDMDAEAVAFLNMCAQRSGTQWLEPVDSIAAYSMSVMQGAILRWLATNDEETLLVVFDDLVTCLSAKAVDR; translated from the coding sequence TTGAGTGCAAGCAGAGAAGTGATCGTCCGGCCCCGGCCGTCGATCGAAATCGCGGTCGAGAAGGCGGCCGAAGCACTCGACTGCACCGGCACGAGGGCGTTGCGGGTTCTGCTCCACGCCGGCGTGAGTGCCTTCTGGCCGTCGATCACCGACGAGCCGGAGAAGCAGATCCGCGGCTACGAGTCCACGATCGCCGCATTGCGGCGGCGCTGGGAGAACCGCGGCAGCTGTTTCTCGGATCCGGGGATCACCGCCCGGTTCCGCGATATGGACGCCGAGGCCGTGGCCTTCCTGAACATGTGCGCGCAGCGCTCGGGCACCCAGTGGCTGGAGCCGGTCGATTCGATCGCCGCGTACTCCATGTCGGTCATGCAGGGCGCGATACTGCGCTGGCTGGCCACCAACGACGAGGAGACCCTGCTGGTGGTCTTCGACGATCTGGTGACTTGCCTGTCGGCCAAGGCCGTCGACCGCTGA
- a CDS encoding tyrosine-protein phosphatase, whose product MSHDQFLLSGTFNFRDVGGLRAADGAKVRSGVLLRSAQLTRLDDDGRATLRKLDVATVHDLRGPTEIEHLGADALPDGVRLVVAPFDPNLGQTPPHEIPPQEVQVAPRDGRHEMQEVYRSFPLMPQAGVAITGIAESLVRADGAVLVHCAAGKDRTGWAVATLLRAVGVIEAATVEDYLRSNAAVDALREDVARNSGGSLPLDVLGVSADYLAAATDSMQTHYGDLDGYLEAIGLTEQLRTALRARLLQ is encoded by the coding sequence GTGAGTCACGATCAGTTCCTCCTGTCCGGCACCTTCAACTTCCGCGACGTCGGCGGGCTGCGCGCCGCCGACGGCGCGAAGGTTCGCAGCGGGGTGCTGCTGCGCTCGGCGCAGTTGACCCGGCTCGACGACGACGGCCGGGCCACCCTGCGCAAACTGGACGTCGCCACCGTGCACGATCTACGCGGCCCGACGGAGATCGAACATCTGGGCGCCGACGCGCTGCCCGACGGGGTGCGACTGGTCGTGGCGCCGTTCGACCCGAACCTCGGCCAGACGCCCCCGCACGAGATCCCGCCGCAGGAGGTCCAGGTCGCCCCGCGCGACGGCCGCCACGAGATGCAGGAGGTGTACCGCTCCTTCCCGCTGATGCCGCAGGCCGGCGTGGCCATCACCGGTATCGCCGAATCGCTGGTCCGCGCGGACGGTGCGGTGCTGGTGCACTGCGCCGCGGGTAAGGACCGCACCGGCTGGGCCGTCGCCACCCTGCTGCGCGCGGTCGGCGTGATCGAGGCCGCCACCGTCGAGGACTATCTGCGCAGCAATGCCGCCGTCGACGCGCTGCGCGAGGACGTGGCCCGCAACAGCGGCGGCAGCCTGCCGCTGGACGTGCTCGGGGTCAGCGCCGACTACCTCGCCGCCGCAACGGATTCCATGCAGACCCACTACGGCGATCTGGACGGCTACCTGGAGGCGATCGGGCTCACCGAGCAGCTGCGCACCGCACTGCGCGCGCGCCTGTTGCAGTGA
- a CDS encoding class I adenylate-forming enzyme family protein has protein sequence MSHLLVEYPVPRDPWCDNPLARGADGVLRYGNLSPAVTELLDVQVHAFGNREAVVEIGGPRLTYRQLWHSASRIAGGLQERGIGYGDRVAIRMPVGARWVRAFLGAMLSGAVPVLVPDGLSEAAAAQVLSDSCADFVLEAGGSLPDGAAYIDDGASLSELALLCYTADGDAGPPRGVELTNENLLSAIRSMVGALDLPTDGLRNLVLLPLAHAGGCVDQLLPTFAVGGTVVLAPDPARAAEAVVAERIDQVSATRRMFAGLLPALAGLHAEGVRQICTAGQRAEPPGAGADASDRMATALRELFPLARQWSVWGATETSGIGLATIDGAALPGAGILGFPFGGTELALWGPGAEAGRGELLCRGPNVSRRYWKDPAATESRFTGTWFHTGNQVSIDGTGLVRCTSRPEPRR, from the coding sequence ATGTCGCACTTGTTGGTGGAGTACCCCGTGCCGCGAGATCCATGGTGCGACAACCCCCTTGCCCGCGGCGCCGACGGCGTGCTGCGGTACGGCAACCTCAGTCCCGCGGTCACGGAACTGCTCGACGTCCAGGTGCACGCGTTCGGCAACCGGGAGGCCGTGGTCGAGATCGGCGGGCCGCGGCTGACGTATCGCCAGTTGTGGCATTCGGCCTCCCGGATCGCCGGCGGGCTGCAGGAACGCGGCATCGGTTACGGCGACCGGGTCGCCATCCGGATGCCGGTCGGCGCCCGCTGGGTGCGCGCCTTCCTCGGTGCGATGCTGTCCGGCGCGGTGCCGGTGCTGGTACCCGACGGGCTGTCCGAAGCCGCTGCGGCCCAAGTACTCTCGGACAGCTGCGCGGATTTCGTGCTCGAGGCCGGCGGATCGCTGCCGGACGGCGCCGCCTACATCGACGACGGCGCGTCCCTGTCCGAGCTGGCACTGCTGTGCTACACCGCCGACGGCGACGCGGGCCCGCCGAGGGGTGTGGAGCTGACCAACGAGAATCTGCTGTCGGCCATCCGCTCGATGGTGGGCGCGCTGGATCTGCCCACCGACGGACTGCGCAATCTGGTGCTGCTGCCGCTGGCCCATGCGGGCGGATGCGTGGACCAACTGCTGCCCACCTTCGCCGTGGGCGGCACGGTGGTGCTCGCTCCCGACCCCGCCCGTGCCGCGGAAGCCGTTGTGGCGGAACGGATCGACCAGGTCTCGGCGACCCGCCGGATGTTCGCCGGGCTGCTGCCCGCGCTGGCCGGACTGCACGCCGAGGGGGTGCGGCAGATCTGTACCGCCGGGCAGCGCGCCGAACCGCCCGGAGCGGGCGCCGACGCCTCGGACCGGATGGCGACCGCGTTGCGCGAGCTGTTCCCGCTGGCCCGGCAGTGGTCGGTATGGGGCGCCACCGAGACCAGCGGTATCGGCCTGGCGACCATCGACGGCGCCGCGCTGCCCGGCGCCGGCATCCTCGGATTCCCTTTCGGCGGAACGGAACTGGCGCTGTGGGGACCGGGCGCCGAGGCCGGCCGGGGCGAATTGCTGTGCCGCGGGCCGAATGTCTCCCGCCGCTACTGGAAAGATCCGGCGGCCACCGAATCCCGGTTCACCGGAACCTGGTTCCACACCGGCAACCAGGTCAGCATCGATGGCACCGGCCTGGTCCGGTGCACCTCCCGCCCCGAACCGCGGCGGTGA